A part of Denitratisoma oestradiolicum genomic DNA contains:
- a CDS encoding TPM domain-containing protein, which translates to MLSRLLAVGWLLFAPPCWGGDALVAVPPLQARVTDLTGTLTPPQRASLESALTAIEQAKGAQVGVLLLPSTQPETIEQFGIRLAESWKLGRKGVDDGVILIVAKEDRRVRLEVGYGLEGALNDATAKRIISEALVPRFKQGDYFGGIEVAVAAVGAVIEGEPLPAAQGGQEAVLDPNGMGENTFLVLLAVAAIGGALLRMVLGNLIGSSLVAGAGGVVGWLYSTSLVGVLIGAGAGLFLALFGLNIALGALSGRGGRGGGGGGFSGGGGGFGGGGASGNW; encoded by the coding sequence ATGCTGTCCCGTTTGCTGGCCGTCGGCTGGCTGCTGTTCGCCCCCCCGTGCTGGGGAGGGGACGCGCTGGTGGCTGTGCCGCCGCTCCAGGCTCGGGTGACGGACCTGACCGGCACATTGACGCCGCCCCAGCGGGCTTCCCTGGAGTCCGCCCTGACGGCCATCGAGCAGGCCAAGGGCGCCCAGGTGGGGGTGCTGCTGCTGCCCAGTACCCAGCCCGAGACCATCGAACAGTTCGGCATCCGCCTGGCTGAGTCCTGGAAGCTGGGGCGCAAGGGCGTGGACGACGGCGTGATCCTGATCGTCGCCAAGGAGGACCGGCGGGTACGGCTGGAGGTGGGTTACGGGCTGGAGGGTGCCCTCAACGACGCCACGGCCAAGCGCATCATCAGCGAAGCCCTGGTGCCCCGTTTCAAGCAGGGCGACTATTTCGGCGGCATCGAGGTTGCCGTGGCCGCGGTCGGCGCGGTAATCGAGGGGGAGCCCCTGCCCGCAGCCCAGGGCGGCCAGGAGGCCGTACTCGATCCCAATGGAATGGGTGAAAACACTTTTCTTGTCCTGCTGGCCGTGGCTGCGATCGGCGGCGCCCTGCTGCGCATGGTGCTGGGCAACCTGATCGGCTCCTCCTTGGTGGCGGGTGCCGGCGGCGTGGTGGGCTGGCTTTATTCGACCTCCCTGGTGGGGGTGCTGATCGGCGCCGGGGCCGGCCTGTTCCTCGCCCTCTTCGGCCTCAACATCGCTCTGGGTGCTCTGTCGGGGCGGGGCGGCCGCGGGGGCGGGGGCGGCGGATTCAGCGGCGGCGGTGGTGGATTTGGCGGCGGCGGCGCCTCGGGGAATTGGTGA
- a CDS encoding SDR family NAD(P)-dependent oxidoreductase, whose product MSSNTTWSNLKFDYRDAHVLVTGGSNGIGAGIAAAYRDAGAQVIITGTRPRAADYEGDFSGYRYLQLELADSEQIKALADALPRLDILVNNAGCNFAAQDESNPAMFDKSVQANLLSPYHLAHACRDKLARSTLPGGASVIGMASMTSYFGVESVPGYGAAKAGIVQMTKTLAVAWARDNIRVNAVAPGFIRSNMMQHFEATPAMHDPVLARTPMKRMGDPRDIAGAVLFLTSAAAGFITGQTLPVDGGYSVVG is encoded by the coding sequence ATGAGTTCCAACACCACTTGGTCTAACCTGAAATTCGACTACCGTGACGCCCATGTGCTGGTCACCGGCGGCAGCAATGGTATCGGCGCCGGCATCGCCGCCGCCTATCGCGACGCCGGAGCACAGGTCATCATCACGGGTACCCGCCCCCGGGCTGCGGACTACGAGGGCGACTTCTCGGGCTACCGTTACCTGCAACTGGAACTCGCCGACAGCGAGCAGATAAAGGCCCTGGCGGATGCCTTGCCCCGGCTGGACATCCTGGTCAACAACGCCGGGTGCAATTTTGCGGCCCAGGACGAATCCAATCCGGCGATGTTCGACAAGTCGGTGCAGGCCAACCTGCTGTCGCCTTACCATCTGGCCCATGCCTGCCGCGACAAGCTGGCCCGAAGCACCCTGCCTGGCGGGGCCAGTGTGATCGGCATGGCTTCCATGACCTCCTACTTTGGCGTGGAATCAGTGCCGGGCTATGGCGCCGCCAAGGCTGGCATCGTGCAGATGACCAAGACCCTGGCCGTGGCCTGGGCCCGGGACAACATCCGGGTGAATGCGGTGGCCCCCGGCTTCATACGCAGCAACATGATGCAGCACTTCGAAGCCACCCCGGCGATGCATGATCCCGTGCTGGCCCGTACCCCGATGAAGCGCATGGGAGATCCCCGGGACATCGCCGGGGCGGTACTGTTCCTGACCAGCGCCGCCGCCGGCTTCATCACCGGCCAGACCCTGCCGGTGGACGGCGGCTATTCGGTGGTGGGCTGA
- a CDS encoding TetR/AcrR family transcriptional regulator codes for MGRPAKYDEDTVVASAMDQFWAAGFNGSSVDALVEGTGLNKHSLYQAFGGKDGLFLRVLREYLDIHSAASLAVFSRKRGYEALAGYFQGVLKKFDPRGCLVVNTAVELGNTDPECQRLMGGYYSQLAGCFAQAIKEGQEDGSIRGDIHPQDTAQWLLHAVQGLAVNARLGATQRPTARSILALLANSSATAPDAHGHQHHPRGC; via the coding sequence ATGGGCAGGCCGGCAAAGTATGACGAGGACACCGTGGTGGCATCCGCCATGGACCAGTTCTGGGCGGCGGGTTTCAATGGTTCCAGCGTCGATGCCCTGGTGGAGGGTACCGGCCTCAACAAGCACAGCCTGTATCAGGCCTTCGGTGGCAAGGATGGCTTGTTTCTGAGGGTTTTGCGGGAATACCTGGATATCCATAGCGCCGCTTCCCTCGCTGTCTTTTCCCGCAAGCGCGGCTACGAGGCCCTGGCGGGGTATTTCCAGGGGGTGCTGAAAAAGTTCGATCCACGGGGCTGCCTGGTGGTCAATACGGCGGTGGAACTTGGCAATACCGACCCGGAATGCCAGCGTCTGATGGGCGGCTACTACAGCCAACTGGCCGGATGCTTCGCCCAGGCCATCAAGGAGGGGCAGGAGGACGGCAGCATCCGCGGTGATATCCATCCCCAGGACACGGCCCAGTGGCTGCTGCACGCAGTACAGGGGCTCGCCGTGAATGCACGACTAGGGGCCACGCAACGGCCCACCGCCAGATCCATATTGGCACTGCTTGCCAATTCCAGCGCGACCGCGCCTGACGCGCATGGTCACCAGCACCACCCCCGAGGATGCTAA
- a CDS encoding TetR/AcrR family transcriptional regulator codes for MAQVMSFDANPQERLTPRSAATRAKLIAVAERLFAERGVDGVTLNEIGKAAGQRNAAVCQYHFGNKEGLLQAIIDKHVPGIAARRHSLLDQLEQMGRRGLRDVVKAFIYPVAEKLLDADGGRDFIRINAQLVAVHTLGTQHLAASPLKLPLADRLTRTLLDALAEYQLPEPILQQRTLLAAVLLFHGLADHSRMLDAVDHPQAVMDTGLFVQTLEDAIVALLSTPVSASVDQK; via the coding sequence ATGGCCCAGGTGATGTCCTTCGATGCCAACCCCCAGGAGCGGCTCACACCCCGTAGCGCCGCCACCCGGGCCAAGCTGATCGCCGTGGCCGAGCGACTGTTCGCCGAGCGGGGCGTGGATGGGGTGACCCTGAATGAAATCGGCAAGGCCGCCGGGCAGCGCAACGCCGCGGTATGCCAGTACCACTTCGGCAACAAGGAAGGCCTGCTCCAGGCCATCATCGACAAGCATGTGCCGGGCATCGCTGCCCGTCGCCACAGTCTGTTGGACCAGCTGGAGCAGATGGGGCGCCGGGGTCTGCGGGATGTGGTCAAGGCCTTCATCTACCCGGTAGCGGAGAAGTTGCTTGATGCCGATGGTGGACGTGACTTCATACGCATCAATGCCCAACTGGTTGCGGTGCACACCCTGGGGACGCAGCATCTCGCAGCCTCCCCCCTGAAGCTGCCCCTCGCGGACCGCCTCACCCGGACGCTCCTGGATGCCCTGGCTGAATACCAGCTTCCCGAACCGATCCTGCAACAACGCACTCTGTTGGCGGCAGTGCTGTTGTTCCATGGCCTGGCCGATCATTCCCGGATGCTGGATGCTGTTGATCATCCCCAGGCTGTCATGGATACCGGGCTTTTCGTACAGACCCTGGAGGATGCCATCGTGGCCTTGCTGTCCACACCGGTGTCGGCATCGGTTGACCAGAAATAG
- the lplT gene encoding lysophospholipid transporter LplT, producing MTLGFYIIMAAQFFSALADNALLIAAIALLRDMHAPAGYEPLLKTFFTLSYVVLAAFVGAFADSMPKWRVMFISNGIKVLGCGLMFFDVHPLLAYAVVGLGAAAYSPAKYGILTEYLPHRLLVVANGWIEGLTVIAIILGTMLGGALIKPEFAHALLSFDLPLIDTGIDTVGEMALTVVAVLYLMAALFNLYIPDTAVDHKPLRKNPLYLIHEFNHCLRLLWRDRLGQISLAVTTLFWGAGATLQFIVIEWAKTAMGMDLSRASMLQGVVAVGVALGAVLAARLISLRQSVKVTPLGIAMGLVVLGMVFVRDYNLAVGLLVLIGILSGLFVVPMNALLQHRGHVLMGAGHSIAVQNFNENLSILIMTSVYSMLLWAGLSIYWIIALFSLCVAGAMLLVQLRQLANQRQHDDLTHLDG from the coding sequence ATGACTCTCGGCTTCTACATCATCATGGCGGCGCAGTTTTTTTCCGCGCTCGCCGACAATGCCCTCCTGATCGCCGCCATCGCCCTCCTTCGGGACATGCATGCCCCGGCGGGGTATGAGCCATTGCTGAAGACCTTCTTCACCCTGTCCTATGTGGTCCTGGCCGCCTTCGTCGGCGCCTTCGCGGACTCCATGCCCAAGTGGCGGGTGATGTTCATCAGCAACGGCATCAAGGTCCTGGGCTGCGGCCTGATGTTCTTCGACGTTCACCCCCTGCTGGCCTACGCCGTGGTGGGCCTGGGGGCGGCGGCCTATTCACCGGCCAAGTACGGCATCCTCACCGAATACCTGCCCCATCGTCTGCTGGTGGTGGCCAATGGCTGGATCGAGGGTCTGACGGTGATCGCCATCATCCTCGGCACCATGTTGGGGGGAGCGCTGATCAAGCCCGAGTTCGCCCATGCCCTACTGTCCTTCGATCTGCCCCTGATCGACACGGGCATCGATACCGTGGGTGAAATGGCCCTGACCGTGGTGGCCGTCCTCTATCTGATGGCGGCCCTGTTCAACCTGTACATCCCGGACACCGCAGTGGACCACAAACCCCTGCGGAAAAACCCCCTCTACCTGATCCATGAATTCAACCACTGCCTGCGCCTGCTCTGGCGCGACCGGTTGGGACAGATTTCCCTGGCGGTGACCACCCTGTTCTGGGGGGCCGGCGCCACCCTCCAGTTCATCGTGATCGAGTGGGCCAAGACCGCCATGGGCATGGACCTGTCCCGGGCCAGCATGTTGCAGGGCGTCGTCGCCGTGGGAGTGGCCCTGGGTGCGGTGCTGGCAGCCCGACTGATCAGCCTGCGTCAGTCGGTCAAGGTCACGCCCCTGGGCATCGCCATGGGACTGGTGGTGCTGGGCATGGTCTTCGTTCGCGACTACAACCTCGCAGTGGGGCTGCTGGTGCTGATCGGAATTCTCTCGGGTCTGTTCGTGGTGCCCATGAACGCACTGCTCCAGCATCGTGGCCATGTGCTGATGGGGGCCGGCCATTCCATCGCAGTGCAGAACTTCAACGAGAACCTGTCCATCCTGATCATGACCAGCGTCTATTCGATGCTGCTCTGGGCGGGCCTGTCGATCTACTGGATCATCGCCCTGTTCAGCCTCTGCGTGGCCGGCGCCATGCTGCTGGTGCAACTGCGCCAACTGGCCAATCAGCGCCAGCACGACGACCTGACGCACCTGGACGGTTAA
- a CDS encoding sulfotransferase family protein: MSNEIRIDDLAAPQLSQVQKDALTWGESLTTDFSEESILQAARERTGLNDFGADDFRERLRVLREEWDGDPEITPLARNTLRSYLVRYASNRLLIHDTLKRHPEILDQKIEAPVIVLGLPRSGTTHLVNLLAADDRFHSLPLWESYEPVPLPGEGLLPDGTDPRYQRCAAAWEGMKATTPLIAAMHPMEPEHIHEELELMGPDFASYNFEWLTLSPRWRDHYYAHDQTPHYEYMKNVLKLLQWQRSQAGQPDKRWVLKCPQHMEQLPVLKKVFPDATVVITHRDPVAVIQSSVTMQAYSQRINRRHVATEALIHYWTDRIEHLLRACVRDRELLAPAHSFDSYFHTFMADEMGTVAQVYAKAGMELTPGARGRLDRYIADHPRGKEGKVIYNLERDFGVAPERLRERFRFYFERFPVRAEVK, encoded by the coding sequence ATGAGCAACGAAATCCGTATCGACGATCTGGCCGCTCCTCAACTTTCCCAGGTTCAAAAGGATGCACTGACCTGGGGGGAGAGCCTGACTACTGATTTCAGCGAGGAGTCCATCCTCCAGGCGGCCCGGGAACGCACCGGGCTGAACGATTTCGGTGCCGACGATTTCCGCGAACGGCTCCGGGTGCTGCGGGAAGAATGGGACGGGGACCCCGAAATCACCCCCTTGGCCCGCAACACCCTGCGGAGCTATCTGGTGCGCTATGCCAGCAACCGGCTGTTGATCCACGATACCCTGAAGCGGCACCCCGAGATCCTGGACCAGAAAATCGAGGCGCCAGTCATTGTGCTGGGTCTGCCTCGTTCCGGCACGACCCATCTGGTCAACCTGCTGGCAGCCGATGACCGTTTCCATTCCCTGCCTCTCTGGGAATCCTACGAGCCGGTGCCCCTGCCGGGTGAAGGCCTGTTGCCCGACGGCACAGACCCCCGTTATCAGCGCTGCGCCGCCGCCTGGGAAGGCATGAAGGCAACCACGCCCTTGATCGCCGCCATGCATCCCATGGAGCCGGAGCACATCCACGAAGAACTGGAGCTGATGGGGCCAGACTTCGCCTCCTACAATTTCGAGTGGCTGACCCTCTCGCCCCGCTGGCGCGACCACTACTACGCCCATGACCAGACGCCCCATTACGAATACATGAAGAACGTGCTCAAGCTGCTCCAGTGGCAGCGGAGCCAGGCAGGGCAGCCCGACAAGCGCTGGGTGCTGAAATGTCCCCAGCACATGGAGCAGCTACCGGTGCTGAAGAAGGTTTTCCCGGATGCCACGGTGGTCATCACTCACCGGGACCCGGTGGCGGTGATTCAGTCGTCCGTCACCATGCAGGCCTACAGCCAGCGCATCAACCGCCGCCACGTCGCCACCGAGGCCCTGATCCACTACTGGACGGACCGGATCGAACACCTGCTGCGCGCCTGTGTGCGGGACCGTGAACTGCTGGCGCCTGCCCACAGCTTCGATTCCTATTTCCACACCTTCATGGCCGATGAAATGGGCACCGTGGCCCAGGTCTACGCCAAGGCTGGCATGGAGTTGACGCCCGGCGCCCGAGGGCGCCTGGACCGCTACATCGCCGATCATCCCCGGGGCAAGGAAGGCAAGGTGATCTACAACCTGGAGCGGGATTTCGGCGTCGCTCCGGAGAGATTGCGGGAGCGTTTCCGTTTTTATTTCGAGCGCTTTCCCGTCAGGGCCGAGGTGAAATAG
- a CDS encoding TPM domain-containing protein, which produces MKLRRLLKHLLMPAWWARRPFDRAILDAIESAVKAAETGHRGELRFVVEGPLPLALLWRDESARQRATELFSRLRIWDTEENSGVLIYVQLVDRRVEILADRGINNLVPQEEWDSICRGMELAFRDRDFHRGALEAVAQAAHLLISHFPSSGADSNELPDRPLML; this is translated from the coding sequence ATGAAACTGCGACGTCTGCTCAAGCATTTGCTGATGCCGGCCTGGTGGGCGCGGCGGCCCTTCGACCGCGCCATCCTGGACGCCATCGAATCGGCGGTCAAGGCGGCCGAGACCGGCCATCGGGGCGAACTGCGCTTCGTGGTGGAAGGGCCGCTGCCCCTGGCCTTGCTCTGGCGGGACGAGTCGGCCCGGCAGCGGGCGACGGAGCTGTTTTCCCGCCTGCGCATCTGGGACACGGAGGAAAACAGCGGCGTCCTGATCTATGTGCAACTGGTGGATCGGCGGGTGGAAATCCTTGCTGACCGGGGTATCAACAATCTGGTGCCCCAGGAGGAATGGGACAGCATCTGCCGGGGCATGGAACTGGCGTTCAGGGACAGAGACTTCCATCGCGGCGCCCTGGAAGCCGTGGCCCAGGCTGCCCATCTGCTGATCAGCCATTTCCCCAGCAGCGGCGCCGACAGCAACGAACTGCCGGATCGGCCCCTGATGCTTTGA
- a CDS encoding alkyl sulfatase dimerization domain-containing protein, with protein MDIVKKLVEERPGFFANRPAHQAQATKLNEFIYMSQGLSNAYMVLTQAGRVIINTGMGFEAPVHKNVFDAVCPGPTPYILLTQGHVDHVGGVSLFREPGTQLIAQRNLATCQRDDQRIKEVRQSQSSIWFKTALSRQAVGELAPRPLVQDVPTADISFDDHYELELGGLRFEIHSTSGGETVDSSVIWLPQHRILFSGNVFGPLFPHFPNFNTIRGDKYRWFEPYLESLRRIRALEPELLITGHFEPIVGKDLIRACLDRLEGAVDFVHRETLKGMNSGKDIWTLMRGVQLPPDLYVGQGYGKVSWAVRTIWESYMGWFKAQATSELYPTQPREVYPDLVELAGIDAVVARGRNKLDGGDPEGALLLAEAALATEPLHRAALQLALDSHRRLLDRSDAINFWETGWLKTQIEKLEVALQGA; from the coding sequence ATGGATATCGTCAAAAAATTGGTGGAGGAGCGTCCCGGATTCTTCGCAAATCGCCCGGCCCATCAGGCGCAAGCGACCAAGCTCAATGAGTTCATTTACATGTCCCAGGGGCTGTCGAATGCCTACATGGTGCTGACTCAGGCGGGGCGCGTCATCATTAATACCGGCATGGGTTTTGAGGCGCCGGTGCACAAGAATGTGTTCGACGCGGTGTGCCCGGGCCCCACGCCCTACATCCTGCTGACCCAGGGCCACGTAGACCACGTGGGCGGCGTCAGCCTGTTCCGGGAACCAGGCACGCAGTTGATCGCCCAGCGCAATTTGGCCACCTGCCAACGGGATGACCAGCGCATCAAGGAAGTGCGCCAGTCCCAATCCTCCATCTGGTTCAAGACCGCCCTCAGCCGGCAGGCTGTGGGAGAGCTTGCACCCCGCCCCCTGGTTCAGGATGTGCCGACGGCCGACATCAGTTTCGACGATCATTACGAACTGGAGCTGGGCGGGCTGCGTTTCGAGATCCATTCCACCTCCGGCGGCGAGACTGTGGATAGCAGTGTGATCTGGCTGCCCCAACACCGCATCCTGTTCTCCGGCAATGTCTTCGGTCCGCTATTTCCCCATTTTCCGAACTTCAACACCATCCGTGGCGACAAGTACCGCTGGTTCGAGCCCTACCTGGAATCCCTGCGCCGCATCCGCGCCCTGGAGCCGGAACTGCTGATCACCGGCCACTTCGAGCCCATCGTCGGCAAGGATTTGATCCGGGCCTGCCTGGATCGGCTGGAAGGCGCAGTGGATTTCGTCCATCGGGAAACCTTGAAGGGCATGAACAGCGGCAAGGACATCTGGACTCTGATGCGGGGAGTGCAGCTGCCACCGGATCTCTATGTGGGGCAGGGCTACGGCAAGGTGAGCTGGGCGGTGCGCACCATCTGGGAAAGTTACATGGGCTGGTTCAAGGCCCAGGCCACCAGCGAACTCTATCCCACCCAGCCCCGGGAGGTCTATCCGGATCTGGTCGAACTGGCTGGTATCGATGCCGTGGTAGCGCGGGGTCGCAACAAGCTCGATGGTGGCGACCCGGAAGGAGCACTGCTGCTGGCCGAGGCAGCTCTTGCCACAGAGCCCCTGCACCGGGCTGCCCTACAATTGGCCCTGGACAGCCACCGCAGACTGCTGGATCGTTCCGACGCCATCAATTTCTGGGAGACAGGATGGCTCAAGACCCAGATCGAAAAACTCGAAGTCGCCCTGCAGGGGGCCTGA
- the alr gene encoding alanine racemase: MTRPLRARIDLAALRHNYSVARQYGGATALWCVVKANGYGHGLFRVAHALSNLADGFALLELESAEALREAGLRQPLLMMEGFYSEDELPRFARHRLTPVLHSLAQVRWLVDSPMLDGLAEALPVYLKLNTGMNRLGLDQADFRQALAWLQASPRVAGITLMTHFADADEPAGITRQMACLADFRDGAAAGLPICLANSAALVRFPGARGGAGDWARPGIMLYGCSPCPAIHSAEALGLRPVMNLESQVLAVRELAPGDTVGYGSTFVASGPMRIGIIAGGYGDGYPRHAPTGTPVMVSGRRVPLVGRVSMDKICVDLSDIPAAQVGSPATLWGVGPAGHLPVEEVAAAAGTISYELLCALAARVAIQVED; the protein is encoded by the coding sequence ATGACCCGTCCCCTACGCGCCCGTATCGACCTGGCGGCGCTCCGCCACAATTATTCTGTCGCCCGCCAGTACGGCGGCGCCACGGCCCTCTGGTGCGTGGTCAAGGCCAATGGCTACGGCCATGGCCTGTTCCGGGTAGCCCATGCCCTGTCCAACCTGGCCGACGGCTTCGCCCTGCTGGAACTGGAGAGCGCCGAGGCCCTGCGGGAGGCCGGCCTCCGCCAGCCCCTGCTGATGATGGAAGGCTTCTACAGCGAGGACGAGTTGCCCCGCTTCGCCCGGCACCGCCTGACGCCGGTACTCCACAGTCTGGCCCAGGTGCGCTGGCTGGTGGATTCCCCAATGCTCGATGGCCTGGCCGAGGCCCTGCCGGTGTACCTCAAGCTCAACACCGGCATGAACCGCCTGGGCCTTGACCAGGCTGACTTCCGTCAGGCCCTGGCCTGGCTTCAGGCCTCGCCCCGGGTGGCCGGCATCACCCTGATGACCCATTTCGCCGACGCCGATGAACCTGCCGGCATCACCCGGCAGATGGCCTGTCTGGCGGATTTCCGGGACGGGGCAGCAGCCGGCCTGCCGATCTGCCTGGCCAACTCGGCGGCCCTGGTGCGCTTTCCGGGGGCACGGGGCGGGGCCGGTGACTGGGCTCGTCCCGGCATCATGCTTTACGGCTGCTCGCCTTGCCCCGCCATCCATAGCGCCGAGGCCCTGGGCCTGAGGCCGGTCATGAATCTGGAAAGCCAGGTCCTGGCCGTTCGGGAGCTGGCCCCCGGTGACACCGTGGGCTACGGTAGCACCTTCGTCGCCTCCGGCCCCATGCGTATCGGCATCATTGCCGGCGGCTATGGCGACGGCTATCCCCGCCATGCCCCCACAGGTACCCCGGTGATGGTGTCCGGCCGGCGCGTGCCGCTGGTGGGGCGGGTGTCCATGGACAAGATCTGCGTGGATCTCAGCGACATTCCCGCCGCCCAGGTTGGCAGCCCCGCGACCCTCTGGGGCGTCGGCCCCGCCGGACACCTGCCGGTGGAAGAGGTGGCCGCTGCCGCCGGCACCATCAGCTACGAGCTGCTCTGCGCCCTGGCGGCCCGGGTGGCGATCCAGGTGGAAGACTGA
- a CDS encoding LemA family protein yields MGFRLLALLSLVAALLSGCGYNQIQINDESVNASWSEVLNQYKRRADLIPNLVSVVQGYASHEKEVLTRVTEARANVAGLKATPELVNDPAAFAKFQQAQSDLGGALSRLLVVAENYPQLKADANFRDLQAQVEGTENRITVARNRYIASVRDYNISVRTFPNNLTAMVMGWKPKANFAVEDEKAMAAPPPIKFDTAPAAK; encoded by the coding sequence ATGGGTTTCCGTTTGCTTGCCCTGCTGTCCCTGGTTGCCGCCCTGTTGTCCGGCTGTGGCTATAACCAGATCCAGATCAACGATGAATCGGTGAATGCCTCCTGGTCCGAAGTGCTCAACCAGTACAAGCGCCGGGCCGACCTGATTCCCAACCTGGTCTCGGTGGTGCAGGGCTATGCCTCCCACGAGAAGGAGGTGCTGACCCGGGTGACCGAGGCCCGGGCCAATGTGGCGGGCCTCAAGGCCACGCCGGAGCTGGTCAATGATCCCGCCGCCTTCGCCAAATTCCAGCAGGCCCAGAGCGATCTGGGGGGCGCCCTGTCCCGACTGCTGGTGGTGGCGGAGAACTATCCCCAGTTGAAGGCCGACGCCAATTTCCGCGATCTTCAGGCCCAGGTGGAAGGCACCGAGAACCGCATCACCGTGGCCCGCAATCGCTACATCGCCTCGGTGCGGGACTACAACATTTCGGTGCGGACCTTCCCCAACAACCTGACGGCCATGGTCATGGGCTGGAAGCCCAAGGCCAACTTCGCCGTGGAAGACGAGAAGGCCATGGCGGCACCGCCCCCCATCAAGTTCGATACGGCGCCGGCGGCCAAGTAA
- a CDS encoding carboxymuconolactone decarboxylase family protein gives MISNTLNTKTLGTALRQGGALTAGYDKIWSTIWQHQTHVPVALLELCRLRLAQFHDAKSELALRYAPGLDAGKIESLLRGDYVKDARFSAAELAALDFTEIYAQDPMAISDEQAASVKQHLGEAGLVCLIESLGFIEGRIRLALMFSALQATPKH, from the coding sequence GTGATCAGCAATACCCTCAACACCAAAACACTGGGCACGGCATTGCGGCAGGGCGGTGCCCTGACCGCTGGCTACGACAAGATATGGAGCACGATCTGGCAGCACCAGACCCATGTTCCAGTGGCCCTGTTGGAGCTGTGCCGCCTACGTCTGGCACAGTTCCACGATGCAAAGTCGGAGCTTGCCCTGCGCTACGCCCCCGGCCTCGACGCCGGCAAGATCGAGTCGCTGCTGAGGGGCGACTACGTCAAGGATGCCCGCTTCAGCGCCGCCGAACTGGCCGCTCTCGACTTCACGGAGATTTACGCCCAGGACCCGATGGCGATCAGCGATGAACAGGCGGCCAGCGTCAAGCAGCATCTGGGTGAAGCCGGCCTGGTCTGCCTGATTGAATCCCTCGGCTTCATCGAGGGTCGCATCCGTCTGGCCCTGATGTTCAGCGCCCTGCAAGCCACCCCCAAGCATTGA
- a CDS encoding carboxymuconolactone decarboxylase family protein, whose amino-acid sequence MNNPQARVGKPSTSTGHVIRDSSLGLATQTVDAIIEMNNLIWGKNSVRMALLEMLRLRNARTVNCVFCKSVRYDVARKDGLTEDKVAHINDDFDSSDLSEIEKLTLAFADVYLRTPDSFDPALIARLRQHFSEEQICHMAISIATFNATSKCAVSLGGMPESLPVMEVEMKIADVQ is encoded by the coding sequence ATGAACAATCCCCAAGCGCGTGTCGGCAAACCGAGTACCAGCACCGGACACGTGATCCGCGATAGCAGCCTCGGCCTGGCCACCCAGACCGTGGATGCAATCATCGAAATGAACAATCTGATTTGGGGCAAAAACAGCGTACGCATGGCTCTGCTGGAGATGCTGCGACTGCGCAACGCCCGCACGGTCAATTGCGTGTTCTGCAAGAGCGTGCGCTACGACGTTGCCCGCAAGGACGGCCTGACCGAGGACAAGGTCGCCCACATCAACGACGACTTCGATTCCAGCGATTTGTCCGAGATCGAAAAGCTCACCCTGGCCTTTGCCGACGTATACCTGCGGACGCCAGATAGCTTCGACCCGGCCCTGATCGCCAGGCTGCGCCAGCACTTCAGCGAGGAGCAGATCTGCCACATGGCGATCTCGATCGCCACCTTCAACGCCACATCCAAGTGCGCCGTGAGCCTGGGCGGCATGCCCGAGAGCCTGCCGGTGATGGAGGTGGAAATGAAAATAGCCGACGTCCAATGA